The Treponema phagedenis DNA segment TTTTATGGTGGCGTAACAGCTCCTTTTTTGCGCCTTGACTTTTTTATGCAATCCGTGTTATTATCCGCTTTGTTTGTTTATTATTTTCAGAATATCCCCGTTAATGTTTTGAAAAATAACAATGTATCGCTTAAAACGATTAGTTTTTAATAATCCAAATGAAATGAAAATCTGAAAGATTCGGAGGTTTTTATGTACGCGCTTGTTGAGTACAAAGGCAAACAGTATAAAGTTGAAAAAGGCAGCAAGATTAGGGTTGATAAAATTGCTGAAGAACAGGGTTCCACAATTAGTATTGATACGGTTTTAATGCTCAGTAACGGAGATACTGTTTCTATCGGAACTCCTTATGTTGCAAATGCAAAGGTTTCCGCAACTGTCGGAGAGAGTTTTAGAGATAGAAAGGTTATAGTCTATAAGTATAAAAGCAAAAAAGATTATCACCGAACAATCGGCCATCGCCAGCATTATACGTATTTGACGATTGACACTATTGAGGGTATTTAATAGATGATTTCTGTTCTGCTTGAACTGGGTACACGGAATGAGTTTTTTTCCGTTACTGCATCAGGTCATGCGGAAACAGCGCCGCGGGGCTTTGACATTGTATGCGCTGCGGTATGTGTTTTATTGCGTACTGCGGTTATCGGGCTTTCCGAGGTAAATCCGCAGGTTAACACGGCGGAGCGAGGTTTTTTAACCTGTACGGTTCCTTCTTACGCAGAGGATTCATTAGCTCGATTACAATTTACCGCCGAATTTTTGGCAAACGGGATGAAAACTCTTGTAAAGGAGTACCCCGAGGCGGTTGATTTTCGCGTTAAAAAACTATGACGGCATAAGCCGATATTTATCAGGAGGCTAATATGGCACGTAAACGAGGCGGCAGCGGCTCAAAAAACGGAAGAGATTCAAATCCTAAGTATTTAGGAGTAAAAGTATATGGCGGAGAGGTTGTTTCCGCCGGTTCTATTCTTGTACGCCAAAGAGGAACAAGTATTCATCCCGGAAATAATGTAGGAAAGGGAAAAGATAATACCTTGTTCGCAAAGGCGGATGGAGTTGTTACGTATCATCAACGAAAGGGCAGGCGACTTGCCTCGATAAATCCCATTACGGCGGAATAAGCATATAAAATTTATTGTATTCTGCACTATATTTATGGTTTTACATTGATTTCATGCTCAGGGAGGGAATATGATTCGGTTTGCCGATGAATCCGTCATACGCGTATCATCAGGAAAAGGCGGCAACGGCTGTATTGCTTTTAGACGAGAAAAGTATGTGCCGAAAGGCGGCCCTTCAGGCGGAGACGGCGGCAGGGGCGGCGATGTTATTTTTGAAATAAAGCAAAACATGCGTACCCTTGTCCATTTACGCTATAAGCGCGTATTTAAAGCAAAAAACGGCAGAGACGGCGAAGGTAATCAGCGATTCGGCGCAAACGGCGAGGATTGTATTATTCCCTTGCCGCCCGGCTGCATTATAAAAGATGCGGAAACGGGCGAGCTTATTTATGATTTTGGTGATAAAACCGAGGGTAGTTTTACCTTTTTAAAAGGCGGAAACGGCGGTTGGGGGAATTGCCACTTTAAGGGGCCGACCAATCAAGCACCGAGAACCGCTCTTCCGGGGCAAGAAGGCGAAACTCGTTCAATCAAAGTTGAATTAAATATTATTGCGGACATCGGTTTGGTAGGCTTTCCCAATGCGGGGAAGTCTTCCTTGTTGGATTTTTTTACCAATGCCCGCCCTAAAATTGCCCCCTATCCTTTTACTACAAAAATTCCTAATCTTGGTGTGCTTCATATTGATGATGAACGCGATATTATCCTTGCCGATATACCCGGTATTATTGAAGGTGCTTCGGACGGCGTCGGACTCGGTTTTCGGTTTTTAAAACATATTTCCCGCACCGCAGGTCTTGCCTTTCTTATTGACTTATCAGATGATAATTATCTTGATGCGTATACGGTGCTTTCAAAAGAGCTTGCCGCCTTTTCAGAAGAATTAGCTGCAAAAAAAAGAGTTATTATTGCGACAAAACTTGATTTACCGGACACAAAAGAGCGGCTTGCGGAATTGCGAAAAAAACTTCCGGATTTTACTATACTGGGCATTTCGGTGTTCAATCGCTGGGGATTGGACGAAGTGAAAAATGCTTTTATTGAGCTCTGCGATTCGCTTACAAAAAAAGAGTCCGACACAACTCTTGAGGACGAGGATCACTTTATGCTCGCCGATATTGAAATGCCGGGGTATGAGCAGCGCGATGATTTCGGAGCAACCGTAAGTTTAAGCAGAAAAAGGAAGCCTAAAAAATGAGGCTTGCTATTTTAGGCGGCTCTTTTAATCCCTTACACATCGGACATTTGGCGCTTGCAGATGCGGTGTATGCCACAGAAAACTACGATAAAATCGCCTTTATTCCCGCTTTTCTCTCTCCATTCAAAAAAGAACACAGCGGCTGCACGGCGAAAGACCGATTACAAATGCTGAAAACTGCTATTCAGGACGTTCCCTATTTTTCTTATGAAGATTGCGAAATAAAAAAAGAAGGAATCTCTTACACTATTGACACTATACTCTATTTAAAAGAAAAGTATAAAAGCAGTCTTGAGGGTAAAATCGGCTTAATTATCGGTGAAGACATGATAAAGGATTTTCCTTTGTGGCATCGATATAAGGAATTAAAAGAGTCGGTAGATATTTTGGTCGGTTTCAGACCTCTTTCCGAAAAAAAAACAGCTGCCGAATTTTCGTATACACAAATCGAAAATGCCGTTTTACCGATCTCTTCTTCATATATAAGAGAAGCAATCAAAAAGAAAAAAAGCTGGCGCTATCTTGTACCTGCTACGGTATATGAGTATATTATAGCAAAGAATTTATATGACTAAGAAAAAAATAAAAGAATACATTGAGCAAGTTGACGCGTATGCAAAAAAAGAGCTAAGCGAACATCGATATAATCATTCGGTCAGAGTAGCAAATTTTGCGGGGAAACTTGCAAAAAACTATCATTGCGGAAAAAAGACAATCCTTTGGGCAAAACTTGCCGGCTTTGCACATGATATTTGCCGAGAAAAACCTGCCGATTTTTTATTGAAGTATGCAAAAAAAGACGGAAAACCTATTGATGAGTTTGAAGAAAAGAATCCGCTTTTATTACACGGAAGAGCGGCAGCGATACTCTTACAAGCACAATTCGGCATAAAGAAAAAAAAACTCTTGCGGGCAATACGCCACCATACATTCGGCTCAAAAAAACTGGATACGCTTGGAAAGATTCTTTTTGTTGCGGATAAAATAGAACCGGGCAGGGAAAATGCTGAAAATTTGCGCAAACTTATTCCGGTGTTAAGTTTAAACCGCCTTACCGCAAAGGTTGTTGCCGAAAGCATTGCGTACAATACGGCAAAAAATAAAAAAACACATCCTCGGACAAAAAAAATGTATACTCAATTAAGAAAATTCCTTGAGGATGAAAAATGAAAAACTATTTAATAATGCAGATAAGGGAAATAAAACCATGAAACTGATGACTGCGGGAAAAAATATTATTTTTTTAATTATTATTTTGTTCATCCTGATAGGGACAAGCATTGCGGTAATTTTCAGTATGAAAACAGACCCTATTGATACCTCACTTTCTAAAGATAATATCTTAAAAGTGCTTTTTATTATTGAGGATAAAAACATACCTGTTTCAGCAAATATTATTGCCTATTATCCGCAAACAAAACGGGCTGCAATGTTTGATATCCCGCACAACATCGGGCTTATTTTGCAAAGTCTTGGACGTACAGACGGAATTTCCGCCCTTTATACTGAAAAAGGTATAGAAGTATATAAGCAGGAAGTTGAAAAACTTACCGGCATACAAGTACCTTTTTATTTTATTTGCTCATTGCAGGATTTTTCCGAACTTACCGACCTTTTATCCGGTTTATCTGTTTTTATTCCCACTCCGATTGACATTGATTCCGAAGAGCACGGAAAGATTCTTTTACCGTCCGGCTCAATTGTGCTTGATGGCGATAAAATGCATGATTATCTGATATATACAAATGAAGATGATGCGGAAGGAGAATCGGATGTGCGTAAACAAAAGGCGGTCCTTGCATTTTTGCGCAGCATAAATGATCATGGGGATGAAATTTTTAACACGGACAGATACAATATTTTTAATTCTCTTATCAAGTCAAACATAAAAGGAAAAGATTTCAAAAAACTGATACAATCAATTTGCAAGCTTGATTCCGAGCGGTTGGTTCCGCAGCGGTTTTCAGGGGCTCGAAGAACGGTTGATGGAAAAAATTTGCTTTTCCCGTTTAGAGACGGTCAGCAAATAAAAGAGATAGTTCGTCAAACGCTTGCAGTGCTTGCCTCAGAAGACGGTGCGGCATTTGAGCGTGTATATGCGCTTGAGATTTTAAACGGAACCGATACGCACAGACTTGCAAAAACTACGGCAGATATTTACCAAAGTTTTGGCTACGATGTGGTTCGAGTTGACAACGCTGCCGAGCAAAATATCGAAAAAACTTTGCTTATCGACAGAATAGGTAACCCCGCTGTGGCAAAAATAGTCGGTCAGGTTATTAAATGTCAAAACATAACTACGGCAGAAATAACCGATGACGGGCACGGGGTGGAAACAGGTATTGATTTCACTCTTATATTGGGAAGTGATTTTAACGGTTACTTTGTAACCTCAGGAAAATAAATAAAAGGAAGGATTATGGATTTTTATAATTCGGCTCTGGCACTCGGGAAACTTTTAGAGGAAAGAAAAGCTGAAGATGTAGTTGTTATTGATTTGCGGGAATACCATACGTGGACCGATTTTTTTGTTATCGGTACCGTTTCCAGTGCCATACAGGCAGCGGGAATTGAAAAATATTTACATGAAGAGATTGCAAAACTCTCTTTGGAAGAGTATCCTGTTAAACGAAAAGTGGCGAACGGGGAAGAATGGAGCCTTATTGATCTAGGCGGCATTGTTGTCCATTTGATGAGTCCAATGGCAAGAAAATTTTATGATTTGGAAAAACTTTGGTTTGAAGGAAAAAATATTTTAACAAATGTAAAGAAAACAAGTGATGATGCGGAGAAAATGTAAAAAAATCTTGCATTTATAAGCGGATCATGTTTTACTATGTCTAAGGGATAATCGAAAGCTTTCCGCCGCAGGCGTGCGGAAGATTGAAAAATATCGGTTCCTAATACGAAAAACAAAATAAGGAGTTTTGTTATGAAAAAAATTATGACAATTGCAGTATCGATGATGTTAGTATTTTTTCTTTTCAGCTGCTCAAAACCAGAAGAAAAAACAGTCGGAGGAGGCGGAAAATACGATCTTAAAGGCAATACGGTAAAGGTTCGCCTTTGGGACTCTCCGAATCCCTATGCCGACGACGTAAAAGATGTTGATAAAGAAAAATGGTTGCCGATTTTTGAAAAAGCGGCAAAAGATTATAACTGCAAATTTGAATTTTATACCACTACGGTGGATTGGGCGGAAATGCCTTCAGAATTTATTAAATCCGTTACCGCCGGTCAACCTGCATGGCATATTACCAATAACTTCTCGGCAATGTGGTACGGGCAATTGTACGCAAACGGTGCAATGGAAGATATTTCAAAAGCGTTAAAAACTATCAAAATACCGGAAAATTATACTTCGGCGGCAAAATATGGAAATCAGGTTTTCGGTTTTGTAACAGGAGTAGGAACCGAAGGGTTGATTTTTAATAATAAAATGATAAAAGAAGCGGGAATGGCAAAAACTCCTTCTGAAATGTTTAGAGACGGAAAATGGAGTTACAACGATTTTTACGCTTATTTAACGGAACTGCAGTCAAAGCTTCCGAAAGGCACGTTCGCTTTCTTTATTGATCCCATGTACTGGGATATATTTGCTCCTTCGGGCAACGGGGCGGCAGCTCTTTCTCAAGACTTTAAATATACCGCAGATTCAAAAGAGTTTATCGAAAGTATTGAGTTTTTACAAAAAGTAAAAAAAGCCGGAGTTATTCGACCGGTAAATACTTCTAAAGAAGGTGATCCTGACTACTGGGGAACACCGGCGGCAACCTTTGACAAGGGGGTAGAAGTTGCTATGACTCACCGCGCATCATGGCAGTGGTCAGGATTAAAAGGCGCCGGTATCGATTGGGGATTTGTTCCTTATCCCTGGGGTTCTGCAGTAACCTGCTCAGGCGATTATAAAACCTTAAGTGAAAATTATACTTCTGCATATTATGATACGGGAGCGAGGGGCACTATTTTGGCAGGCGTGGAAAAAGACTTCCCCGGAATTCCGAAAGATACTGTAATTGAGGCACTGGTACATCTTTGCTTTGATCTTTTTGTTCCTCAAGAAACACAGGAAGAACTTGCCTTACTAACAGCGGGCTCACAGACTGATGAAATTGACATAGGATCTTTCAATGATGAACTTTCCGCCGAGTTGTATGACTGGTATGCGAAACGCGCGCGATTTAATCCCATCCAAGCCTTTAACGGACTGGGAATCGGGAGAGTTGACAACGGAAAGGGAGACGGCAAAACAATGTCATTCCACGGTCTTATCTATAAGATCGTAAACGATAATGCTTCCGCCCGTGCAACACTTGAGGCTGCACGCCCTGAAATTGATGCACAAATTAAAGATTTTTTAGCAAAATAGCTATAAAAAATTTCGACTAAAAGAGCAGGCAAAAAATTGCCTGCTCTTCCTCTTTTTTATACAAACTAGTGTGGTGAACCAATGAGTTTTATTCGATCTGCAGGAATACTGCTTCATCCAACCTCTTTGCCCGGACAAGAGCCGATCGGCACGTTAGGGAAATACGCATTTAAATTTATTGACTGGTTAGATACGGCAGGCATGCGCCTGTGGCAGATTCTTCCGCTCGGTCCGACCGGTTACGGCGATTCTCCGTATGCATCTTTTTCAAGTTTTGCAGGGAACCCTTTGCTCATTGATTTATCGGAATTAAAAGAGCTTGGGCTGCTTTCCGCGCAGAATATACTCATCCCCGCCCATCTTTCTGCAGCGGGTCATATTGACTTTGGCTCCCTTGTTCGCTGGAAAATTCCGCTATTAAAAAAAGCCGCCGTGCAATTTTTAGAACACAAAAGCACCGCT contains these protein-coding regions:
- the rplU gene encoding 50S ribosomal protein L21, with the protein product MYALVEYKGKQYKVEKGSKIRVDKIAEEQGSTISIDTVLMLSNGDTVSIGTPYVANAKVSATVGESFRDRKVIVYKYKSKKDYHRTIGHRQHYTYLTIDTIEGI
- a CDS encoding ribosomal-processing cysteine protease Prp encodes the protein MISVLLELGTRNEFFSVTASGHAETAPRGFDIVCAAVCVLLRTAVIGLSEVNPQVNTAERGFLTCTVPSYAEDSLARLQFTAEFLANGMKTLVKEYPEAVDFRVKKL
- the rpmA gene encoding 50S ribosomal protein L27; amino-acid sequence: MARKRGGSGSKNGRDSNPKYLGVKVYGGEVVSAGSILVRQRGTSIHPGNNVGKGKDNTLFAKADGVVTYHQRKGRRLASINPITAE
- the obgE gene encoding GTPase ObgE, whose protein sequence is MIRFADESVIRVSSGKGGNGCIAFRREKYVPKGGPSGGDGGRGGDVIFEIKQNMRTLVHLRYKRVFKAKNGRDGEGNQRFGANGEDCIIPLPPGCIIKDAETGELIYDFGDKTEGSFTFLKGGNGGWGNCHFKGPTNQAPRTALPGQEGETRSIKVELNIIADIGLVGFPNAGKSSLLDFFTNARPKIAPYPFTTKIPNLGVLHIDDERDIILADIPGIIEGASDGVGLGFRFLKHISRTAGLAFLIDLSDDNYLDAYTVLSKELAAFSEELAAKKRVIIATKLDLPDTKERLAELRKKLPDFTILGISVFNRWGLDEVKNAFIELCDSLTKKESDTTLEDEDHFMLADIEMPGYEQRDDFGATVSLSRKRKPKK
- the nadD gene encoding nicotinate (nicotinamide) nucleotide adenylyltransferase; this translates as MRLAILGGSFNPLHIGHLALADAVYATENYDKIAFIPAFLSPFKKEHSGCTAKDRLQMLKTAIQDVPYFSYEDCEIKKEGISYTIDTILYLKEKYKSSLEGKIGLIIGEDMIKDFPLWHRYKELKESVDILVGFRPLSEKKTAAEFSYTQIENAVLPISSSYIREAIKKKKSWRYLVPATVYEYIIAKNLYD
- the yqeK gene encoding bis(5'-nucleosyl)-tetraphosphatase (symmetrical) YqeK; the protein is MTKKKIKEYIEQVDAYAKKELSEHRYNHSVRVANFAGKLAKNYHCGKKTILWAKLAGFAHDICREKPADFLLKYAKKDGKPIDEFEEKNPLLLHGRAAAILLQAQFGIKKKKLLRAIRHHTFGSKKLDTLGKILFVADKIEPGRENAENLRKLIPVLSLNRLTAKVVAESIAYNTAKNKKTHPRTKKMYTQLRKFLEDEK
- a CDS encoding LCP family protein — its product is MKLMTAGKNIIFLIIILFILIGTSIAVIFSMKTDPIDTSLSKDNILKVLFIIEDKNIPVSANIIAYYPQTKRAAMFDIPHNIGLILQSLGRTDGISALYTEKGIEVYKQEVEKLTGIQVPFYFICSLQDFSELTDLLSGLSVFIPTPIDIDSEEHGKILLPSGSIVLDGDKMHDYLIYTNEDDAEGESDVRKQKAVLAFLRSINDHGDEIFNTDRYNIFNSLIKSNIKGKDFKKLIQSICKLDSERLVPQRFSGARRTVDGKNLLFPFRDGQQIKEIVRQTLAVLASEDGAAFERVYALEILNGTDTHRLAKTTADIYQSFGYDVVRVDNAAEQNIEKTLLIDRIGNPAVAKIVGQVIKCQNITTAEITDDGHGVETGIDFTLILGSDFNGYFVTSGK
- the rsfS gene encoding ribosome silencing factor, giving the protein MDFYNSALALGKLLEERKAEDVVVIDLREYHTWTDFFVIGTVSSAIQAAGIEKYLHEEIAKLSLEEYPVKRKVANGEEWSLIDLGGIVVHLMSPMARKFYDLEKLWFEGKNILTNVKKTSDDAEKM
- a CDS encoding ABC transporter substrate-binding protein; this encodes MKKIMTIAVSMMLVFFLFSCSKPEEKTVGGGGKYDLKGNTVKVRLWDSPNPYADDVKDVDKEKWLPIFEKAAKDYNCKFEFYTTTVDWAEMPSEFIKSVTAGQPAWHITNNFSAMWYGQLYANGAMEDISKALKTIKIPENYTSAAKYGNQVFGFVTGVGTEGLIFNNKMIKEAGMAKTPSEMFRDGKWSYNDFYAYLTELQSKLPKGTFAFFIDPMYWDIFAPSGNGAAALSQDFKYTADSKEFIESIEFLQKVKKAGVIRPVNTSKEGDPDYWGTPAATFDKGVEVAMTHRASWQWSGLKGAGIDWGFVPYPWGSAVTCSGDYKTLSENYTSAYYDTGARGTILAGVEKDFPGIPKDTVIEALVHLCFDLFVPQETQEELALLTAGSQTDEIDIGSFNDELSAELYDWYAKRARFNPIQAFNGLGIGRVDNGKGDGKTMSFHGLIYKIVNDNASARATLEAARPEIDAQIKDFLAK